The following are encoded in a window of Amycolatopsis solani genomic DNA:
- a CDS encoding acyclic terpene utilization AtuA family protein encodes MTYRIGNASGFYGDRFSAVREMLTGGPLDVLTGDYLAELTMLILGRDRMKDANRGYAKTFLRQMEENLGLAREKGVKIVANAGGLNPAGLADALRELAAKLGLDVKIAHVEGDDLVARADELGLGKPLTANAYLGAWGIVECLNAGADVVVTGRVTDASVIVGPAAAHYGWARDDFDALAGAVAAGHVIECGAQATGGNYAFFTEHSLGVPGFPIAEIEADGSSVITKHPGTGGVVNAGTVTAQLLYEITGARYAGPDVTTRFDTLSLTEDGPDRVRISGVRGEAPPPTLKVALNTLGGFRNETTFVLTGLDIEAKAALVKEQLEGALKDRPPAEVKWTLARTDHADADTEQTASALLHVAVKDADPKVAGRAFTGAAVELALASYPGFHVTAPPSDASPFGVYTAAYVDAAEVPHVAVLPDGMRVDIAPSASTRDLSEVDEPALPEPLGHGPVRRVPLGTIAGARSGDKGGNANLGVWVRSEEAWRWLVHRLTVTEFKLLLPETADLPVTRYLLPNLRAMNFVVEGILGQGVASQARFDPQAKAFGEWLRSREIDVPEVLL; translated from the coding sequence ATGACCTACCGCATCGGCAACGCGTCCGGCTTCTACGGCGACCGGTTCTCCGCGGTCCGCGAGATGCTCACCGGCGGACCGCTCGACGTCCTGACCGGCGACTACCTCGCCGAGCTGACCATGCTCATCCTCGGCCGCGACCGGATGAAGGACGCCAATCGCGGCTACGCCAAGACGTTTCTCCGCCAGATGGAGGAAAACCTCGGGCTGGCGCGGGAAAAGGGCGTCAAGATCGTCGCCAACGCGGGCGGGCTCAACCCGGCCGGGCTCGCGGACGCCCTGCGGGAGCTGGCCGCGAAGCTGGGGCTCGACGTCAAGATCGCGCACGTCGAAGGCGACGACCTGGTCGCCCGCGCGGACGAGCTCGGTCTCGGGAAACCGTTGACCGCCAACGCTTATCTCGGTGCCTGGGGCATCGTCGAGTGCCTGAACGCGGGCGCGGACGTCGTCGTCACCGGGCGAGTCACCGACGCCTCGGTGATCGTCGGCCCGGCCGCCGCGCACTACGGCTGGGCCCGCGACGACTTCGACGCCCTCGCCGGCGCGGTCGCCGCCGGGCACGTCATCGAGTGCGGCGCGCAGGCCACCGGCGGCAACTACGCCTTCTTCACCGAGCATTCCCTGGGGGTGCCGGGCTTCCCGATCGCCGAGATCGAGGCCGACGGCTCCAGCGTCATCACCAAGCACCCGGGCACCGGGGGAGTGGTGAACGCCGGGACGGTCACCGCGCAGCTGCTCTACGAGATCACCGGCGCGCGGTACGCCGGGCCGGACGTCACGACCCGGTTCGACACGCTCTCGCTGACCGAAGACGGACCCGATCGCGTGCGCATTTCGGGCGTCCGGGGGGAAGCTCCGCCGCCGACGCTGAAGGTCGCGCTCAACACCCTCGGCGGGTTCCGCAACGAGACGACGTTCGTCCTCACCGGACTCGACATCGAGGCGAAAGCCGCGCTGGTGAAGGAACAACTCGAAGGAGCGCTCAAGGACCGGCCCCCCGCCGAGGTCAAGTGGACACTCGCCCGCACCGACCACGCCGACGCCGACACCGAGCAGACCGCGAGCGCGCTCCTGCACGTCGCCGTCAAGGACGCCGACCCGAAGGTGGCCGGGCGCGCGTTCACCGGGGCCGCCGTGGAGCTGGCGCTGGCCAGCTACCCGGGCTTCCACGTCACCGCACCGCCTTCGGACGCCTCCCCCTTCGGCGTCTACACCGCGGCCTATGTGGACGCTGCCGAGGTCCCGCACGTCGCCGTGCTGCCGGACGGCATGCGTGTCGACATAGCACCTTCGGCGTCCACTCGGGACTTGTCCGAAGTGGACGAGCCCGCGCTGCCCGAACCCCTCGGCCACGGCCCGGTCCGCCGGGTGCCGCTCGGCACGATCGCCGGCGCCCGCAGCGGCGACAAGGGCGGCAACGCCAACCTCGGCGTCTGGGTGCGCTCCGAAGAAGCGTGGCGCTGGCTCGTGCACCGGCTGACCGTCACCGAGTTCAAGCTCCTGCTGCCCGAAACCGCCGACCTGCCGGTGACGCGCTACCTGCTGCCGAACCTGCGGGCGATGAACTTCGTCGTCGAAGGCATCCTCGGGCAGGGGGTCGCGTCGCAGGCGCGGTTCGACCCGCAGGCCAAGGCCTTCGGCGAATGGCTGCGGTCGCGTGAGATCGACGTCCCGGAGGTGCTCCTGTGA
- a CDS encoding SDR family oxidoreductase, which translates to MAGLGGKTIIMSGGSRGIGEAIALRAAADGANVALLAKTAEPHPKLPGTIYTAAEAIEKAGGHALPILGDVRDDDGVAAAVAKTVEQFGGIDIVVNNASAIDLTPTEQVSMKRYDLMQDINARGTFLLSKLAIPHLRKSAGAHILTLSPPISLDEKWFTAGHLAYSIAKYSMSLVTVGLAAELKKDGIAVNSLWPRTTIDTAAIRNVVGAELADRSRTPEIMADAAYAILTKPSTEATGNFFLDDEVLRAEGVTDFAKYRIGGSEEDLQLDFWVDPA; encoded by the coding sequence ATGGCTGGATTGGGTGGCAAGACCATCATCATGTCCGGTGGTAGCCGGGGCATCGGTGAAGCGATCGCGCTCCGGGCCGCCGCCGACGGGGCCAACGTCGCTCTGCTGGCCAAGACCGCCGAGCCGCACCCGAAGCTGCCCGGCACGATCTACACCGCCGCGGAAGCGATCGAGAAGGCGGGCGGGCACGCCCTCCCGATCCTCGGCGACGTCCGCGACGACGACGGGGTCGCGGCGGCCGTGGCGAAGACCGTCGAGCAGTTCGGCGGCATCGACATCGTGGTGAACAACGCGAGCGCGATCGACCTGACGCCGACCGAGCAGGTCAGCATGAAGCGCTACGACCTCATGCAGGACATCAACGCGCGCGGCACGTTCCTGCTGTCCAAACTGGCCATCCCGCACCTCCGGAAGTCGGCCGGCGCGCACATCCTGACGCTGTCGCCGCCGATCAGCCTCGACGAGAAGTGGTTCACCGCCGGGCACCTCGCGTACAGCATCGCGAAGTACTCGATGAGCCTGGTGACCGTCGGGCTCGCCGCGGAGCTCAAGAAGGACGGCATCGCGGTCAACTCGCTGTGGCCGCGCACCACGATCGACACGGCGGCGATCCGCAACGTCGTCGGTGCCGAGCTCGCCGACCGCAGCCGCACGCCGGAGATCATGGCCGACGCCGCGTACGCGATCCTCACCAAGCCCAGCACCGAAGCGACCGGGAACTTCTTCCTCGACGACGAAGTGCTGCGCGCGGAAGGCGTCACCGACTTCGCGAAGTACCGCATCGGCGGGTCGGAGGAGGACCTGCAGCTCGACTTCTGGGTGGACCCGGCTTGA
- a CDS encoding TIGR03084 family metal-binding protein: MADLGVILGDLDAESLAIDDVVADLPASDWARATPAEGWTIAHQIAHLAWTDRKALIAAAHPEKWQAEVEELLKAGETYVDDGAAAGAERPPREILEDWRSGRAALAEALAAVPAGQKLPWYGPPMSAASMATARMMETWAHGQDVFDALGLTREPTARLWHIARFGTRTRDFAYLAHSLAPPAEEFRVELTAPDGSPWAFGPEDAEQKLTGSAVDFCLVVTQRRHPADTDLVADGADVEEWLTVAQAFAGPPGAGRKPGQFA, translated from the coding sequence ATGGCGGACCTCGGCGTGATCCTCGGGGATCTCGACGCGGAATCACTGGCGATCGACGACGTGGTGGCGGACCTGCCCGCGTCGGACTGGGCGCGGGCGACACCCGCCGAGGGGTGGACGATCGCGCACCAGATCGCGCACCTGGCCTGGACCGACCGCAAGGCCTTGATCGCCGCGGCCCACCCGGAGAAGTGGCAGGCCGAGGTCGAAGAGCTCCTCAAGGCCGGGGAGACCTACGTCGACGACGGCGCCGCGGCCGGGGCCGAGCGCCCGCCGCGGGAGATCCTCGAAGACTGGCGTTCCGGGCGGGCCGCGCTTGCCGAAGCCCTCGCCGCGGTGCCGGCCGGGCAGAAGCTGCCCTGGTACGGCCCGCCGATGAGCGCGGCCTCGATGGCGACCGCGCGCATGATGGAGACCTGGGCCCACGGCCAGGACGTCTTCGACGCGCTCGGCCTGACCCGCGAGCCCACCGCGCGGCTGTGGCACATCGCCCGCTTCGGCACGCGCACCCGCGACTTCGCCTACCTGGCCCACTCGCTCGCGCCGCCGGCCGAGGAGTTCCGCGTCGAGCTGACCGCACCCGACGGCTCCCCCTGGGCGTTCGGCCCGGAGGACGCCGAGCAGAAGCTCACCGGCAGCGCCGTGGACTTCTGCCTGGTCGTCACCCAGCGGCGGCACCCGGCCGACACCGATCTGGTGGCGGACGGCGCCGACGTCGAAGAGTGGCTGACCGTCGCGCAGGCCTTCGCCGGTCCGCCCGGTGCGGGCCGGAAGCCAGGGCAGTTCGCATGA
- a CDS encoding acyl-CoA dehydrogenase family protein: MNAMNFIEPEERIALRKAVAELGAKYGHEYYAKKARADEKTHELWDEAGRLGYLGVNIPEEYGGGGAGIADLAAVLEELAAAGSPLLLMVVSPAICGTVISRFGTEDQKKQWLPGIADGTKRMVFAITEPDAGSNSHKITTTAKRDGDGWVLSGRKVYISGVDEADAVLVVGRMEDSKTGRLKPALFILPTGTEGFEYTKIPMDIIAPENQFSLFLDDVKLPAEALVGEEDAAIAQLFAGLNPERIMGASFSLGIARYALAKAVSYANQRQVWGTPIGAHQGLAHPLSEIKIELELAKLMTQKAASLYDSGDDFGAGESANMAKYAAAEVAIRATDQAVQTHGGNGLATEYGLGTLVTAVRLGRIAPVSREMVLNFVGQHSLGLPKSY; the protein is encoded by the coding sequence ATGAACGCGATGAACTTCATCGAGCCGGAAGAGCGGATCGCGCTCCGGAAGGCCGTCGCCGAGCTCGGCGCCAAGTACGGGCACGAGTACTACGCGAAGAAGGCCCGTGCCGACGAAAAGACCCACGAGCTGTGGGACGAGGCCGGCCGGCTGGGCTACCTCGGCGTCAACATCCCCGAGGAGTACGGCGGCGGGGGCGCGGGCATCGCCGACCTCGCCGCGGTGCTGGAAGAGCTGGCCGCCGCCGGTTCGCCGCTGCTGCTCATGGTCGTCTCGCCGGCGATCTGCGGCACCGTGATCTCCCGCTTCGGCACCGAAGACCAGAAGAAGCAGTGGCTGCCCGGCATCGCCGACGGCACCAAGCGGATGGTCTTCGCGATCACCGAGCCGGACGCCGGGTCGAACTCGCACAAGATCACCACCACCGCGAAGCGCGACGGCGACGGCTGGGTCCTCAGTGGACGCAAGGTCTACATCTCCGGCGTCGACGAGGCCGACGCCGTGCTCGTCGTCGGGCGCATGGAGGACTCGAAGACCGGCCGGCTCAAGCCCGCGCTGTTCATCCTGCCGACCGGGACCGAGGGCTTCGAGTACACGAAGATCCCGATGGACATCATCGCGCCGGAGAACCAGTTCTCGCTGTTCCTCGACGACGTCAAGCTCCCGGCCGAGGCACTGGTCGGCGAGGAGGACGCGGCGATCGCGCAGCTGTTCGCGGGCCTCAACCCCGAACGCATCATGGGCGCGTCGTTCTCGCTCGGCATCGCCCGGTACGCGCTGGCCAAGGCCGTCTCCTACGCCAACCAGCGGCAGGTCTGGGGCACTCCGATCGGCGCCCACCAGGGTCTGGCGCACCCGCTGTCCGAGATCAAGATCGAGCTCGAACTGGCGAAGCTGATGACGCAGAAAGCGGCGTCGCTCTACGACTCCGGCGACGACTTCGGCGCGGGCGAGTCGGCCAACATGGCCAAGTACGCCGCCGCCGAGGTGGCCATCCGCGCGACCGACCAGGCCGTGCAGACCCACGGCGGCAACGGCCTCGCCACCGAGTACGGCCTCGGCACGCTGGTGACGGCGGTGCGCTTGGGCCGGATCGCCCCGGTCAGCCGCGAGATGGTGCTCAACTTCGTCGGCCAGCACAGCCTCGGCCTGCCCAAGTCCTACTGA
- a CDS encoding TetR/AcrR family transcriptional regulator: protein MTGVREPQQERSRTTRRRLIEAALDSFGERGWHGVTVAGIAERAGVSRGAAQHHFPAREDLVVAAVDLLGQSQIDELRAQAADLPSGASRIEGVVEMVLNLYTGPLFRAALQLWSVAATDDALRDVLVPLEARVGREAHRVTVELLAVDESRPGVRELVQATLDLGRGLGLANLLTDDTRRRKQIVREWARTLELRLAVTGSG, encoded by the coding sequence TTGACCGGCGTCCGCGAACCCCAGCAGGAACGCAGCCGCACCACGCGGCGGCGGCTGATCGAGGCCGCGCTCGACAGCTTCGGCGAGCGCGGCTGGCACGGCGTGACGGTGGCCGGGATCGCCGAGCGCGCCGGCGTTTCCCGCGGCGCGGCCCAGCACCACTTCCCGGCCCGCGAGGACCTCGTGGTGGCGGCGGTCGACCTGCTCGGCCAGTCGCAGATCGACGAACTGCGGGCCCAGGCCGCGGACCTGCCGTCCGGGGCGTCCCGGATCGAGGGCGTCGTCGAGATGGTGCTGAACCTCTACACCGGGCCGCTGTTCCGCGCGGCCCTCCAGCTGTGGTCGGTGGCGGCGACCGACGACGCACTGCGGGACGTGCTCGTGCCGCTGGAGGCCCGGGTCGGCCGCGAGGCGCACCGGGTCACGGTCGAGCTGCTGGCCGTCGACGAGTCCCGGCCCGGCGTCCGCGAACTGGTCCAGGCCACCCTGGACCTGGGGCGCGGCCTGGGCCTGGCGAACCTGCTGACCGACGACACCCGGCGGCGCAAGCAGATCGTGCGCGAATGGGCGCGGACGCTGGAACTGCGGCTGGCGGTCACCGGAAGCGGCTGA
- a CDS encoding acyl-CoA dehydrogenase family protein yields the protein MTDPFRTPERAELRKTVRKFVEQEVLPHLDDWERAGELPRDLHRKAGELGLLGVAFPEEIGGGDGNYLDALVVAEEMHYAGGSGGLFASLFTCGIAVPHIAEANDPVQIERWVRPTLAGDKIGSLAVTEPDGGSDVAGIRTTAVREGDEYVINGAKTYITSGCRADFVTTVVRTGGDGAHGLSLIVVERGTPGFTVSRKLEKMGWLCSDTAELSYVDVRVPVENLVGAENSGFAQVATQFVTERLSLAVQAYAHAQRALDLTLDWCRLRETFGRPLISRQVVQHKLTEMARKVDVARTYTRQAAIRHVSGEEVIAEACFAKNTAVEAAEWVVNEAVQLHGGLGYMRESEVERHYRDVRILGIGGGTTEILTGLAAKRLGYTS from the coding sequence GTGACCGACCCCTTCCGGACGCCCGAACGGGCCGAGCTGCGCAAGACCGTCCGCAAGTTCGTCGAGCAGGAGGTCCTGCCGCACCTCGACGACTGGGAGCGGGCCGGCGAACTGCCCCGGGACCTGCACCGCAAAGCCGGTGAGCTGGGCCTGCTCGGCGTCGCCTTCCCCGAGGAGATCGGCGGGGGCGACGGCAACTACCTCGACGCGCTGGTCGTCGCCGAGGAGATGCACTACGCCGGCGGCTCCGGCGGGCTGTTCGCGTCGCTGTTCACCTGCGGCATCGCCGTCCCGCACATCGCCGAGGCGAACGATCCCGTGCAGATCGAACGCTGGGTCCGCCCGACGCTCGCCGGGGACAAGATCGGCTCCCTGGCGGTGACCGAGCCGGACGGCGGCTCCGACGTCGCCGGGATCCGGACCACCGCGGTCCGCGAGGGCGACGAGTACGTCATCAACGGCGCCAAGACCTACATCACCTCCGGCTGCCGCGCGGACTTCGTGACGACCGTGGTGCGCACCGGGGGCGACGGCGCCCACGGGCTCTCGCTGATCGTCGTCGAACGCGGGACGCCCGGGTTCACCGTTTCCCGCAAGCTCGAAAAGATGGGCTGGCTCTGCTCGGACACCGCCGAACTGTCCTACGTGGACGTCCGGGTGCCGGTGGAGAACCTGGTGGGCGCCGAGAACAGCGGCTTCGCGCAGGTCGCCACCCAGTTCGTCACCGAACGGCTTTCGCTGGCCGTGCAGGCGTACGCGCACGCCCAGCGGGCCCTCGACCTGACCCTGGACTGGTGCCGGCTGCGCGAGACGTTCGGCCGCCCGCTCATCTCGCGGCAGGTCGTGCAGCACAAGCTCACCGAGATGGCGCGCAAGGTGGACGTGGCGCGGACCTACACCCGGCAGGCCGCGATCCGGCACGTCTCGGGCGAGGAAGTCATCGCCGAAGCCTGTTTCGCCAAGAACACCGCCGTCGAGGCCGCCGAATGGGTGGTCAACGAGGCCGTCCAGCTGCACGGCGGGCTCGGCTACATGCGCGAGTCCGAAGTGGAGCGCCACTACCGCGACGTCCGGATCCTCGGCATCGGCGGCGGCACCACCGAGATCCTCACCGGCCTGGCCGCGAAGCGATTGGGATACACCTCGTGA
- a CDS encoding acyl-CoA carboxylase subunit beta, translating to MTTLRSTVDTRAADFGANREAMLEKLAEIDTEQAKAVAGGGEKYVERHRKRGKLLARERIELLLDEDSPFLELSPLAAWGTDYRVGASLVTGIGVVEGVECLISASDPTVKGGASNPWTTKKSFRAADIAAQNRLPSINLVESGGADLPTQKEIFIPGGRIFRDITRASAAGCPTVALVFGNSTAGGAYLPGMSDYVVMVKERAKVFLGGPPLVKMATGEESDDESLGGAEMHARTSGLADYLAVDEQDAIRLGRNIIKRLNWTKQGPTPKPDYAEPLYDTEDLLGIVPTDLKVPFDPREVIARVVDGSDFDEFKPLYGSSLVTGWASIHGYPVGVLANAQGVLFGEESQKAAQFIQLANQIHTPLVFLHNTTGYMVGKEYEQSGIIKHGAMMINAVSNSKVPHLSVLMGASYGAGHYGMCGRAYDPRFLFAWPSAKSAVMGPAQLAGVLSIVARAAAESRGQEYNEEHDKAMRAMVEGQIEAESMPMFLSGMLYDDGIIDPRDTRTVLGLSLSAIHNGPVKGAEGFGVFRM from the coding sequence GTGACAACCCTGAGGTCCACAGTGGACACGCGGGCCGCCGACTTCGGCGCGAACCGCGAGGCGATGCTGGAGAAGCTCGCCGAGATCGACACCGAGCAGGCGAAGGCCGTGGCCGGCGGCGGCGAGAAGTACGTCGAACGCCACCGCAAGCGCGGCAAGCTCCTCGCGCGGGAGCGGATCGAGCTGCTGCTCGACGAGGACTCGCCGTTCCTGGAGCTCTCGCCGCTGGCGGCCTGGGGCACCGACTACCGCGTCGGCGCCAGCCTGGTGACCGGCATCGGCGTCGTCGAAGGCGTCGAGTGCCTGATCTCGGCCAGCGACCCGACGGTCAAGGGCGGCGCGAGCAACCCCTGGACGACGAAGAAGTCCTTCCGGGCGGCAGACATCGCCGCGCAGAACCGGCTGCCGTCGATCAACCTCGTCGAGTCCGGTGGCGCGGACCTGCCGACGCAGAAGGAGATCTTCATCCCCGGCGGCCGGATCTTCCGCGACATCACGCGGGCTTCGGCCGCGGGCTGCCCGACGGTCGCGCTGGTCTTCGGCAACTCCACCGCCGGCGGGGCGTACCTGCCGGGCATGTCGGACTACGTCGTGATGGTCAAAGAACGCGCGAAGGTGTTCCTCGGCGGGCCGCCGCTGGTCAAGATGGCCACCGGCGAGGAGTCCGACGACGAGTCGCTCGGCGGCGCCGAGATGCACGCGCGGACGTCCGGCCTGGCCGACTACCTGGCCGTCGACGAGCAGGACGCGATCCGCTTGGGCCGCAACATCATCAAGCGGCTCAACTGGACCAAGCAGGGCCCGACACCGAAGCCGGACTACGCCGAGCCGCTGTACGACACCGAGGACCTGCTCGGCATCGTGCCGACCGACCTCAAGGTGCCGTTCGACCCGCGCGAGGTCATCGCCCGGGTGGTCGACGGCTCCGACTTCGACGAGTTCAAGCCGCTGTACGGGTCTTCGCTGGTGACGGGCTGGGCGAGCATCCACGGCTACCCGGTCGGCGTCCTGGCCAACGCGCAGGGCGTGCTGTTCGGCGAGGAGTCGCAGAAGGCCGCGCAGTTCATCCAGCTGGCCAACCAGATCCACACGCCGCTGGTGTTCCTGCACAACACGACCGGCTACATGGTCGGCAAGGAGTACGAGCAGAGCGGCATCATCAAGCACGGCGCGATGATGATCAACGCCGTGTCGAACTCCAAGGTGCCGCACCTGTCCGTCCTCATGGGAGCGTCCTACGGCGCCGGGCACTACGGCATGTGCGGCCGCGCCTACGATCCGCGCTTCCTGTTCGCGTGGCCGAGCGCGAAGTCCGCGGTGATGGGACCGGCGCAGCTGGCCGGCGTGCTGTCCATTGTGGCCCGAGCGGCCGCCGAAAGCCGCGGCCAGGAGTACAACGAGGAGCACGACAAGGCCATGCGCGCCATGGTGGAAGGCCAGATCGAGGCCGAGTCGATGCCGATGTTCCTCTCCGGCATGCTCTACGACGACGGCATCATCGACCCGCGCGACACCCGCACCGTGCTGGGGCTGAGCCTGTCGGCGATCCACAATGGACCAGTGAAGGGCGCCGAGGGCTTCGGCGTCTTCCGGATGTGA
- a CDS encoding acetyl/propionyl/methylcrotonyl-CoA carboxylase subunit alpha has translation MIQNLLVANRGEIARRVFRSCRDAGIGTVAVFSDADAAAPHALEADAAVRLPGNAPSETYLRAELLVKAAADTGADAVHPGYGFLSENAAFARAVLDAGLTWVGPPPEAIETMGSKVESKRLMAAAGVPVLSELDPASVTADDLPLLVKASAGGGGRGMRVVRSLDELAEAVEGASAEAGSAFGDPTVFCERYLETGRHIEVQVLADQHGTVWAVGERECSIQRRHQKVVEESPSPFVDEAMRAELFDAARKAAKAIDYVGAGTVEFLAGPDGRFYFLEMNTRLQVEHPVTENVTGLDLVALQLRIAEGERLPADPPPTVGHSIEVRLYAEDPAAGWQPQSGTLHTFEVPDVDRAFTQGAGLRLDSGFESGSVVGVHYDPMLAKVITWAPTRAEAARRLAKALAAAKIHGVVTNRDLLVNILRHEAFLAGETDTAFFDRHGLDTLAAPLATVDTERLSALAAALADAAGNRASATTQRRLPSGWRNVRSAGQRKVFTVAGREYEVGYSLTRDGLKADGYEAGLVTAEPGRVVLEVNGVRRTFVVTRHDGVSYVDSALGSVALKAEPRFADPDAALAAGSLVAPMPGTVVRLAVQAGDPVKAGDPLLWLEAMKMEHRIAAPADGVVTELPVTVGQQVEVGTILAVVGEEA, from the coding sequence ATGATCCAGAACCTGCTGGTCGCCAACCGCGGCGAGATCGCCCGCCGGGTCTTCCGCAGTTGCCGTGACGCCGGGATCGGCACGGTGGCGGTGTTTTCCGACGCCGATGCCGCCGCACCCCACGCGCTGGAAGCCGACGCGGCCGTCCGCCTGCCCGGCAACGCGCCTTCGGAGACGTACCTGCGCGCGGAACTGCTGGTGAAGGCCGCGGCCGACACCGGTGCCGACGCCGTCCACCCCGGCTACGGCTTCCTGTCCGAGAACGCCGCCTTCGCGCGGGCCGTGCTCGACGCCGGGCTGACCTGGGTCGGGCCGCCGCCGGAGGCCATCGAGACCATGGGCTCCAAAGTGGAGTCCAAGCGGCTGATGGCCGCCGCGGGTGTCCCGGTGCTGTCCGAACTGGACCCCGCGTCCGTGACTGCCGACGACTTGCCGTTGCTGGTCAAGGCGTCCGCCGGCGGTGGCGGACGCGGGATGCGCGTGGTCCGCTCGCTCGACGAGCTGGCCGAGGCGGTCGAAGGCGCCAGTGCGGAGGCCGGGTCCGCGTTCGGCGACCCGACGGTGTTCTGCGAGCGGTACCTGGAGACCGGGCGGCACATCGAGGTCCAGGTGCTGGCCGACCAGCACGGCACGGTGTGGGCGGTGGGGGAGCGGGAGTGCTCGATCCAGCGCCGCCACCAGAAGGTCGTCGAAGAGTCGCCCTCGCCGTTTGTCGACGAAGCGATGCGTGCAGAGCTGTTCGACGCCGCGCGCAAGGCCGCCAAGGCGATCGACTACGTCGGCGCGGGCACGGTCGAGTTCCTCGCCGGGCCCGACGGCCGGTTCTACTTCCTCGAGATGAACACCCGGCTGCAGGTCGAGCACCCGGTCACCGAGAACGTCACCGGCCTGGACCTGGTCGCGCTGCAGCTGCGGATCGCCGAGGGTGAGCGGCTGCCCGCCGACCCGCCGCCGACCGTCGGGCACTCCATCGAGGTCCGGCTCTACGCCGAGGACCCCGCGGCGGGCTGGCAGCCGCAGAGCGGCACGCTGCACACGTTCGAAGTGCCCGATGTGGACCGTGCGTTCACCCAGGGTGCCGGGCTCCGGCTCGACTCCGGGTTCGAGAGCGGTTCCGTGGTGGGCGTCCACTACGACCCGATGCTCGCCAAGGTCATCACCTGGGCCCCGACCCGCGCCGAAGCCGCCCGGCGGCTCGCGAAGGCCCTCGCCGCGGCGAAGATCCACGGGGTCGTCACCAACCGTGACCTCCTGGTGAACATCCTGCGCCACGAAGCTTTCCTGGCCGGGGAGACCGATACGGCGTTCTTCGACCGCCACGGCCTCGACACCCTCGCCGCGCCCCTGGCCACTGTGGACACCGAGCGGCTCTCCGCGCTGGCCGCCGCCCTCGCGGACGCGGCGGGCAACCGGGCGTCGGCGACCACGCAGCGCAGGCTGCCCAGCGGCTGGCGCAACGTCCGCTCGGCCGGGCAGCGCAAGGTCTTCACCGTCGCCGGCCGCGAGTACGAAGTCGGCTACTCCCTCACGAGGGACGGGCTGAAAGCCGACGGCTACGAAGCCGGGCTGGTCACCGCCGAGCCCGGCCGGGTCGTGCTCGAGGTGAACGGGGTGCGGCGCACCTTCGTCGTCACCCGCCACGACGGGGTGTCCTACGTGGACTCCGCGCTCGGCTCGGTGGCGCTCAAGGCGGAGCCGCGGTTCGCCGACCCGGACGCGGCGCTGGCGGCGGGTTCGCTGGTCGCGCCGATGCCGGGCACGGTCGTGCGGCTCGCCGTGCAGGCCGGTGACCCGGTCAAGGCGGGCGATCCGTTGCTGTGGCTCGAAGCGATGAAGATGGAACACCGGATCGCGGCCCCCGCGGACGGCGTGGTGACCGAACTGCCGGTGACCGTCGGGCAACAGGTCGAAGTCGGCACAATTCTGGCTGTGGTGGGAGAAGAAGCATGA